In Mycobacterium sp. Aquia_213, the sequence CTGGTCAGTCTGGACACCGACCGCATCCTGCGTGCCTTCGCATCGCTGGTGCAGGCCACCTTGCGCACCAATTACTTTGTGACACGCCAGAGTTCGGCCCGGGCCCGCAACGTGTTGGCGATCAAGCTGGATGCCCAGCTGGTCGACGAGCTTCCGCTGCCGCGGCCCAAGTACGAGATCTTCATCTACTCACCGCGCGTCGAGGGCGTACACCTGCGGTTCGGCCCGGTGGCCCGCGGCGGGCTGCGCTGGTCGGACCGGCGCGACGACTTCCGCACCGAGATCCTGGGCCTGGTGAAGGCGCAGGCGGTCAAGAACGCCGTGATCGTCCCGGTCGGGGCCAAGGGTGGATTCGTCCTCAAGCGACCGCCACTGCCCACCGGCGACGCGGGCGTCGACCGCGACGCGACCCGCACCGAAGGCGTCGCCTGCTATCAGCTCTTCATCTCCGGGTTGCTCGACGTCACCGACAATGTCGACCACTCAACCGGAAAGGTCAGCCCGCCACCGCAAGTGATACGCCGCGACGGCGACGATGCGTACCTGGTGGTCGCCGCGGACAAAGGCACCGCGACCTTCTCCGACATCGCCAACGATGTCGCCAAGTCCTACGGATTCTGGCTGGGCGACGCCTTCGCCTCCGGCGGATCGGTCGGCTACGACCACAAGGCGATGGGCATCACCGCCAAGGGCGCCTGGGAAGCCGTCAAACGACACTTCCGCGAGATGGGCGTCGACACCCAGACCGAGGACTTCACGGTGGTGGGCGTCGGTGACATGAGCGGCGACGTGTTCGGCAACGGCATGCTGTTGAGCAAGCACATCAGATTGATCGCCGCCTTCGATCACCGGCACATCTTCTTGGATCCCGACCCCGACGCGGCGACGACGTGGCCGGAACGCCAGCGGATGTTCGACCTGCCGCGGTCCAGCTGGGAGGACTACGACAAGTCGTTGATCAGCGAGGGCGGCGGGGTGTACAGCCGCGAGCAGAAGGCGATCCCGGTCAGCCCGCAGGTGCGCCTGGCACTCGGGATCGGCGACGAGGTCACCGAGATGGCCCCGCCCAACCTGATGAAGGCGATCCTGCTCGCGCCGGTGGATCTGCTGTTCAACGGCGGCATCGGTACCTATGTCAAAGCCGAATCCGAGTCCGACGCCGATGTCGGCGACCGCGCCAACGATCCGATTCGAGTTAATGGAAACCAGTTGCGCGCCAAGGTGATCGGCGAGGGCGGCAACCTCGGCGTGACGGCCCTGGGCCGCGTCGAGTTCGACCTGGCGGGTGGGCGGGTCAACACCGACGCGATGGACAACTCCGCCGGTGTGGACTGCTCCGACCACGAGGTCAACATCAAGATCCTGATCGACTCGCTGGTCACCGCCGGCAAGGTCAACGTCGACGAGCGCAGCGCGCTGCTGGAATCGATGACCGACGAGGTCGCGAAACTGGTGCTCACCGACAACGAGGACCAGAACGACCTGATCGGCACCAGCCGCGCCAACGCCGCCAGCCTGCTCCCGGTGCACGCGATGCAGATCAAGTTCCTCGAAGAAAACGGGGTCGACCGCGAACTGGAAGCGCTGCCGTCGGAGAAGGAAATCGCGCGGCGCACCGAAGCGGGTCTCGGGCTGGCCTCTCCCGAGCTCTGCACGCTGATGGCCCACGTCAAGCTGCTCCTCAAAGCGGATATGCTGACCACCGAACTGACCGAGCAGGACGTGTTCGCGTCGAGGTTGCCCCGTTATTTCCCAACACCATTGCGGGAACGGTTCACCCCGGAGATCCGTACCCACCAGCTGCGCCGCGAGATCGTCACGACGATGTTGATCAACGACATGGTGGACGCCGCCGGCATCAGCTATGCCTACCGGATCACCCAGGATGTCGGCGTCACGCACATCGACGCGGTGCGCACCTGGGTCGCCACCGACGCGATCTTTGGCATCGACCAGATCTGGCGGGGCATCCGGGCGGCCGATATCCCGGTCGCGCTGTCGGACCGGATGACCCTGGATACCCGACGGCTGATCGACCGCGCCGGACGCTGGCTGCTCAACTACCGTCCCCAGCCGCTGGCCGTCGGCGCCGAGATCAACCGGTTCGCCGCCAAGGTCAAAACGCTGACCCCGCGCATGTCGGAGTGGCTACGCGGTGACGACAAGGCCATCGTCGAACAGGAGGCCGCAGCGTTCACCGCGCAGGGGGCCCCCGAGGATCTGGCCTACCTGGTGGCCGCCGGCCTGTACCGCTTCAGCCTGCTCGACATCATCGACATCGCCGACATCACCGAGACCGAAACCGCCGACGTCGCGGACACGTACTTCGCGCTGATGGACCGGCTGGGCACCGACGGCCTGCTCACCGCGATATCCGCGCTGCCCCGGTACGACCGCTGGCATTCGTTGGCGCGCTTGGCGATTCGTGACGACATCTACGCGTCGCTGCGGTCGCTGTGTCTTGACGTGCTGGCAGTGGGGGAGCCGGACGAAAGTGGGGAAGAGAAGATCGCGGAGTGGGAGCACATCAGCGCGTCCCGGGTGGAGCGGGCGCGGCGTACGCTCACCGAGATCTATGCCAGCGGCGCGAAGGATCTCGCGACGCTGTCGGTGGCCGCACGACAGATCCGCCGCATGACCCGCACCAGCGGGCGGGGGACGTCGGGGTGACGGTCGGATATGTCGCGCCGGTGCCGGTGCGTTGGTCGGACATCGACATGTACCAGCACGTCAACCACGCCACAATGGTCACGCTGCTGGAAGAGGCGCGGGTGCCCTTCCTCAAACCGGCCTTCGAGCTCGACATCTTGGAGATCGGGCTGCTGATCGCCGACGTGCGGGTCACCTACAAGGCACAGTTGCGGCTGATGGATTCGCCGCTGCAGGTGACCATTTGGACCAAGCAGCTGCGGACGGTCGACTTCACGCTGGGATACGAGGTGCGTTCGGTCGCCGCCGATCCGGAGTCCAGGCCCGCCGTCATCGCCGAGTCGCAATTGGCTGCGGTCCACATCGAGGAGCAGCGGCTGGTGCGACTCTCGCCGCAGCATCGGGAGTATTTGCAACGGTGGCTGCGCTAGCTGATCGCGGATTGTGGCTGGGCCCGGCATCGATGGAGGCCCACCGCGCCGACCTGGCTGCGTTCGTCGACCGTGCGCTGCACCTTGACGACGCCGCGGTCGTTCGGCTCCGGACTCGATCTCCCGGTTTGCTAACAGCCTGGATGGCAACGGGTTTCGACGTGCTGGCCAGTCGGGTGGTGGTGGGCAAGGTGCGCCCCGATGACATGACGGTCGGAGCGGATGGGTTGGCGCGCGGCCTGGCTGCGATGGACGACACCGGATACGTCGATCCGGGTTTCGCGATGGACTCGTCGTGGCGCACCGCGCTGCCGCCGGAATCCGGCTTCACCTACCTCGACGACGTGCCGGCCCAGGTGATGATGGACCTGGCGCAAGAAGGCGCCCGGCTGGCCAAGGAGCACAGCAGCTCGCACGGTCCGCCGGCTTCGCTGCTCGACCAGGAGGTGATCCGGGTCAGCTCGGCCGACACCAGCGTGGGGCTACCGATGCGTTGTGTGTTCGCTTTGACCGCAATGGGTTTCCTGCCGCAGTCAAGGGATGCAATCGACGCGAGCGAAATGATCCGCGTTCGGACACTTCCGGCGTGGTTGCGTCTCGACGCGCGCTTCGGCTCGGTGTACCGCCGTCGCGGCGAGGCGGCGCTGGTGCTGCGCTGAGCGGTGCGTCAGGTCCGGTAAAGCAACCACAACGGCAAAACGGCATCCAGGTAGTCCATAAACTTCTTGAGCCCCACCCGGTATTGCCCGAACCCGTATGGATCTTCGGCATATTCGGGAAACGCGATGCCCAGCCCGAAGAGTCCCGGGGCAAGGATTCCGTTTCTCTTGTTGTAGTCGAGTGGGCCCCACTGCGGCGTCTCGGGCAGCTTTCTGCGCTCGAAGCCGACGGTGTAGACCACGCGGTCGCATTGCGCGAGTTTGTCGTCGAATTCCGGGCTGGATACCCAGCACCTGTCCAGTCGATCCGGATAGACGCCGTCGATGTTTTCCCGAGCCCAGCTGGCCGCCCGGCCTTTGAGGCCGGTGTCGTCGAACAGAATCCAATCATCTAGATACACAGCGTATTTCAGTGGGCCCTGGTAGAAGTTGATCACGCGTTCGACGGGATGGCGCAGCAGATTCGGCAGCACGATCATCGACGAGTGCGACGAGCCGAAGACGGCCACCGTCGCACCGTCGAGCGACTGCTCGGCTAGCCGGTCGGGATCCAGGGCTACGTCCACCGGAATCTCGTCGAGGCCGGGATACGCAAGCTTCTTGGGCACCGCGCCGACGGCGAGGATCACATTGTCGGCGACGACTTCTTGTTGCTCCGTTTCGACTCTCCATTGCCTATTGGCCAACAAAAGCGATGTCGCTGTTGTTTGAAGCACGTGTACCCGCTCACGCAGGTGAGCAGTGATCCACACCAGCGGGTCGGCGACCAGGTCGAGGGCACAGGTATCGTCCGGGTCGACATCGTGCAGTGGCAGCGGCGGTGCCTCCGAGAACCGAAACGCCGCAGAGCCATTCAGGAAGTTCAGGAAGGTTTCGGCGATGGTATTGCTCGACACCGCGCGCCACTTCTGGCCGAGATCGCCTGCCGCGAAAGCGGGATCGATCCAGGCGATCTTCTCCGCCGCGACGCCGTGGTCTAAAAGCCTTCCCACCGCGGCAATTCCGGCGGGGCCGGCTCCGACGACTGCCCACGCATACGCTGCCATGTACCACATATAGAGGAGCGCGGGCCGCGGCGCGAATCGGCTGCTGACGGAAGAGCTAGACCAGCCAGGCCGCCGCGTCGGTCGGCAGCTGACCGTCGACCAATGGCGCACTGGACAAAATGAGTTCGCCGGGGGGCAGTGCCATCGGACGTTTTCCGGTGTTCAGCGCGCACAGCAGACCGCCCGCTTTGCGCCGGAACACCAGCGCTTCGTCCGTTGCGGTCAGCCACTCCAGCTCGCCGCCGTCGAATTCGGCACGCTCCCTGCGCAATTTGAGCGCCGTGCGGAAAAACGCCAACGTCGAGTCGGGATCGGCGTCCTGCTTTTCCACCGTTAGCGACGCCCAATCGGCCGGCATCGGCAACCAGGTGTCGGCCGAACTGGAGAACCCGAACGGGGGAGCCTCGCCCGACCACGGCAGCGGCACCCGGACCTTGTCGCGGCCCCGCTCGGTGTGCCCGGACCGTTCCCAGGTCGGGTCCTGCAGCACCTCTTCGGGCAGGTCCAGCACGTCGGGCAGCCCGAGCTCCTCGCCGTTGTAGATGAACACCGTGCCCGGCAGGGCGAGCATCGCCATCACCATCGCCCGCGCCCGGCGCAGCCCGATCTCGCCGCCGCCGTAGCGGGTGACCTCACGGTCGATGTCGTGGTTGGACAGCGTCCAGGTCGGAACGGAGTCGTAGATCGCGGTGGCCTCCAGCGAATTCTGGACGGCATCGTGGACCTGGCCGGCGTCGAAGGCCACCTTGGTCAGCCGGAAATTGAAGCCGAGATGCAGTTCGTCGGGCCGCAGGTATTCGGCCCAGAGCATGTTGTCCATCACCCACACCTCGCCGATGGTCACCGCGCCGTCGTACTCGTCGACGATCTTGCGGATCTTGCGGTGGATGTCGTGCACGGCCGGGTTGTTGAAGCGCGGGTCGTCGTCGCTGTGGCTCAACACCTTGACGGCTTCTTTCGCGTCGGGCAGGCCGGCCGGCTTGGCCATCCCGTGTGCCACGTCGATGCGGAAGCCGTCCACCCCACGCTCCAGCCAAAACCGCAGGGACGCCTCGAAGTCGTCGAAGACGTCGGGATTGTCCCAGTTCAGGTCCGGCTGGTGGGTGTCGAAGAGGTGCAGGTAGTACTGGCCGGGATTGCCGTCGGGCTCTACCACCCGCTCCCAGGCGGACCCGCCGAAGACCGACGTCCAGTTGTTCGGCGGCAGCGCCCCGTCGGGCCCTTTGCCGTCGCGGAAGTGGTACCGCTCTCGCGCGTCGGTGCCCGGGCCGGCGGCCAGCGCGGCCTGGAACCACGGGTGCTCGGAGCTGGTGTGGTTGGGCACCACGTCCATCGTGATCTTGATCCCGCGCTGGTGGGCCGCGTCGATCAGCCGTTCGATCGCGGGCATCCCGCCGAACAACGGGTCGATGTCGCGGGGATCGGAGACGTCGTAGCCGTGGTCGGCCATCGGGGAGACGGTGACGGGGCTGAGCCAAATCGCGTCGATCCCCAGCCGCTCCAGGTGATCCAGATGGGCGACGATTCCGTCGATGTCGCCTACGCCGTCGCCGTTGCTGTCGGCGAATGACCGGGGATAGACCTGATAGAAAACCGCGTTCGACCACCATGCTGCGGGGCTCATACTGCTCCGTTCGGTTCGGGAATCAGAAGGGCGAATTGACCAGTGAGTGGGCAGCCATCTCAAGATAGTTGAGCAACTCTTGGCGATGCTCGTCGTCAAGAGTTGCTGAGTCGATCGACGCGACGGCGGTCTGCATGCACCGCAGCCACGCATCGCGCTCGATCGGGGTGATCCGGAACGGCACGTGGCGCATCCGCAGCCGGGGGTGTCCGCGCTGGTCGGAGTAGGTGCGCGGGCCGCCCCAGTACTGCTCGAGAAACATGCGCAACCGCTCTTCGGCGCCTTGTAGGTCGTCCAAGGGATACAGCTCGCGCAGGATCTCGTCCTCGGGGACCTGCGCGTAGAAGCGCGCCACGATCGTCTTGAAGGTCTCGGCACCGCCGACGGCATCGTAGAAGGACTGTTGTACCTGTTCCATCACCTGCCATTGTGGTGCATCCGCGGCGCAGCGACATCAGGCAGGCCCCGACCGCTCCTTTCTGTTAACCGGCTGGTCACGGCGCGCACCAGCAATAGGCGTGCGATCGGCGGCGAATCATGGTGGACTATCGGCGGAGGATTTATGGCGCAGGGCAAGAGACGCCGCAGCCACCGAAGTTCCGGGGCCGCGGCAGGGTTGACCGGTCCCGCAACCGCGCCGTCCCTGCACAGCGTCGACACCCATCCGCCCAACCGGCACGAAAGCGCTTCGATCTGGAGCCGCCGCCGGGTGTTGCTGCTGAATTCCACTTACGAACCGCTGACCGCGCTGCCGATGCGGCGGGCGATCGTGATGGTGATCTGCGGCAAGGCTGACGTGGTGCACCACGATCCCACCGGACCGATCATCCACTCGGCGAGCGAGTCGATCGTGGTGCCGTCGGTGATCCAGTTGCGGTCCTACGTCCGGGTCCCGTACCGGGCCCGCGTCCCGATGACCCGCGCCGCGCTGATGCACCGCGACCGGTTCTGCTGTGCCTACTGCGGAGCGAAGGCCGACACCGTCGATCACGTGGTGCCGCGCAGCCGCGGCGGCGGCCATTCCTGGGAGAACTGCGTCGCCTGCTGCTCGACATGCAACCACCGCAAGGGCGACAAGCTGCTCGCCGAACTCGGTTGGTCACTGCGCCGGGCGCCGCTTCCGCCGACTGGACAGCACTGGCGACTGCTGTCCACGGTCAAGGAAATGGATCCGTCCTGGGTTCGGTACCTCGGCGAGGGCGCGGCCTGACCGCAAATCTTGTGTCCAAGCGCGCCGTGGGATCGCTCGGTGGGATACGGTTTCCGTCGTGAGCGCTATGGAGATTCACCTGTATTTGGTTGGAATCCCGGCGTTGCTGGTGATCGTGCTGGCGGCGCTGATCTGGTCGCGCAAGGGGCCGCACCCCGCGACCTACAAGATGTCCGAATCGTGGACGCATCCGCCGGTTCTGTGGGCTGCCACCGACGAATTCGTCGGCCACTCACACGGGCACCACGCATCGGAATTCTCAGTCGGAGGTGGCGCCAGTGGCACATGGTGAGGTAGCGACGAAAGCGCCCGCCGCGCTGCCGGCGGGCTTTGCGATCACCACCAGCGGACGGGTGTCCGGCGTCACCGAGCCCGGTGAGCTGTCGGTGCACTACCCCTTCCCCATCAAGGACCTCGTCGCGATCGACGACGCCCTGAAATACGGCTCGCGCCAGTCGATGACGCGGTTCGCCATCTACATCGGCGATCTGGGGAGCGACACCGCGGCCCGGGCTCGCGAGATCCTGGCCGACGTGCCGACGCCGAACAACGCGGTGCTGCTGGCCGTCTCGCCCGACCAAGCCGTGATCGAGGTGGTTTACGGCTCGGAGGTCCGCGGCCGTGGCGCCGAGTCGGCCGCCCCGCTGGGCGTGGCCGCGGCTTCGTCGGCGTTCGAGCAGGGCCACCTGGTCGACGGCCTGGTGAGCGCGATCCGCGTGCTCAGCGCCGGGATCACCCGGGCCTAGTTCGACCGCATGGGGGGATTGCCGTCGCGTGTCGCGGCGAAGGGGCTGCGCGTCGCGGTGGTGGCCCTCGTGGTCCTTACCGCACCCGCCGGTGTCGGCGGCTCAAGGCCGATGCTCATCGCGTCGGCCGTGGCCGACCCCGGCGGTAGGTACGGTGACCCCGCCAAAGCCGCCCAGTACTGGGCCCCGCAGTCATACGGCAACAATTGCGTGCTGATGTCGGTAGCCGACGTGGTCGGCCAAGTCAGCGGCCAGCTGCCGAGCGAGCAGCAGATCATCGACGTGGCCCAGAAGATCCCCAGCGTCACCGGAGCGGGAGCCACGGTGTACACCGACGTCGACGGCGATGGCGTCGACACCCGAGACATCGGGGTGTTGTTGGCGCACTACGGTATTCACGGCACCACGTCCGAAGATGCCAAGGGGCACGCGGCGTTGAGCGCCCTGGAGGCGGCTCTCGGGTCGCGGCACGCGGTGATGGTCCCCGTCAGCAGCGGCACCATCTGGGAAGGTCACAAGCCCAGTGAAGGCGACCACGAAGTCGTCGTGATCGGGGTGGACGAGGCCAGCGGCGTCGCGCATATCAATGACAGCGGCAGCGACGAGGGCCGTGACGAGCAGGTGCCCATCGCCACCTTCATGTCGGCCTGGGGGGCGGGCGATTTCGAGATGACGGTCACCGACCAAACGGTGCAGTAGTCGTCCCCGACGCTAGCTCTCGGTGTCGAAGGTGCGGGCCCGCAGCGCCCGCTTGACCCCGGCCTGGCCCTCCACCACCAGGCGGCGCAGGGCCGGCGGCACCTCGGAGTCCGGCGCGGACAGGAATTCGTCGGCGGCGGCGATGCCCTGCTCGCTGATATCCCATGACGGGTACAGCCCGATCACCACGG encodes:
- a CDS encoding glycoside hydrolase family 13 protein — translated: MSPAAWWSNAVFYQVYPRSFADSNGDGVGDIDGIVAHLDHLERLGIDAIWLSPVTVSPMADHGYDVSDPRDIDPLFGGMPAIERLIDAAHQRGIKITMDVVPNHTSSEHPWFQAALAAGPGTDARERYHFRDGKGPDGALPPNNWTSVFGGSAWERVVEPDGNPGQYYLHLFDTHQPDLNWDNPDVFDDFEASLRFWLERGVDGFRIDVAHGMAKPAGLPDAKEAVKVLSHSDDDPRFNNPAVHDIHRKIRKIVDEYDGAVTIGEVWVMDNMLWAEYLRPDELHLGFNFRLTKVAFDAGQVHDAVQNSLEATAIYDSVPTWTLSNHDIDREVTRYGGGEIGLRRARAMVMAMLALPGTVFIYNGEELGLPDVLDLPEEVLQDPTWERSGHTERGRDKVRVPLPWSGEAPPFGFSSSADTWLPMPADWASLTVEKQDADPDSTLAFFRTALKLRRERAEFDGGELEWLTATDEALVFRRKAGGLLCALNTGKRPMALPPGELILSSAPLVDGQLPTDAAAWLV
- a CDS encoding FAD-dependent oxidoreductase, coding for MAAYAWAVVGAGPAGIAAVGRLLDHGVAAEKIAWIDPAFAAGDLGQKWRAVSSNTIAETFLNFLNGSAAFRFSEAPPLPLHDVDPDDTCALDLVADPLVWITAHLRERVHVLQTTATSLLLANRQWRVETEQQEVVADNVILAVGAVPKKLAYPGLDEIPVDVALDPDRLAEQSLDGATVAVFGSSHSSMIVLPNLLRHPVERVINFYQGPLKYAVYLDDWILFDDTGLKGRAASWARENIDGVYPDRLDRCWVSSPEFDDKLAQCDRVVYTVGFERRKLPETPQWGPLDYNKRNGILAPGLFGLGIAFPEYAEDPYGFGQYRVGLKKFMDYLDAVLPLWLLYRT
- a CDS encoding acyl-CoA thioesterase encodes the protein MTVGYVAPVPVRWSDIDMYQHVNHATMVTLLEEARVPFLKPAFELDILEIGLLIADVRVTYKAQLRLMDSPLQVTIWTKQLRTVDFTLGYEVRSVAADPESRPAVIAESQLAAVHIEEQRLVRLSPQHREYLQRWLR
- a CDS encoding globin encodes the protein MEQVQQSFYDAVGGAETFKTIVARFYAQVPEDEILRELYPLDDLQGAEERLRMFLEQYWGGPRTYSDQRGHPRLRMRHVPFRITPIERDAWLRCMQTAVASIDSATLDDEHRQELLNYLEMAAHSLVNSPF
- a CDS encoding NAD-glutamate dehydrogenase, whose translation is MTIGSGPKQETTPWTAFTAMSDVPDWISKAYIETYRGPHDKEPGTLETGVIDLNIPAAILTPALLSAHYRLGAHRPPGESCVAVYPPEDPAGFGPALQVVTDHGGMLMDSVTVLLHRLGVSYTALMTPVFDVRRSPSGELLSIEPKAPGTAQYVGEAWIHIQFVPSVDTKALAEVERVLPRVLSDVRQVAADAAAIIAALSNLAADVEINTGGRFTAPDREDVAALLRWLGDGHFLLLGYQRCRVHDGLVSGDGTSDLGVLRGRTGSRPRLADDDKLLVLAQATVGSYLRYGAYPYAIGVREYVDGGVIEHRFVGLFTVAAMNADVLEIPSISRRVREALAMADNDPVHPAQLILDVIQTVPRSELFTLSGERLFTMAKAVVDLGSQRRALLFVRADRLRYFVSCLVYVPRDRYTTAVRLQIEDILVREFGGTRLEFTARVSESPWALMHFMVRLPEDAGPVDVSETNRMRIQALVSEAARTWSDRLVAAAPAGGISHADAEHYADAFSETYKSALTPDDAMGHIAIIKELTDDSVKLVFTDRGEETAQLTWFLGGHSASLSQLLPMLQSMGVVVLEERPFTVVRPDGLPVWVYQFRISPHPTIQLAQTQAERDATAERFAEAVTAIWHGRVEVDRFNELVMRAGLSWQQVVLLRAYAKYLRQANFPYSQSYIESVLNEHPSTARSLVRLFEALFDPSTAGSAASDAQAAAAAVATDIDALVSLDTDRILRAFASLVQATLRTNYFVTRQSSARARNVLAIKLDAQLVDELPLPRPKYEIFIYSPRVEGVHLRFGPVARGGLRWSDRRDDFRTEILGLVKAQAVKNAVIVPVGAKGGFVLKRPPLPTGDAGVDRDATRTEGVACYQLFISGLLDVTDNVDHSTGKVSPPPQVIRRDGDDAYLVVAADKGTATFSDIANDVAKSYGFWLGDAFASGGSVGYDHKAMGITAKGAWEAVKRHFREMGVDTQTEDFTVVGVGDMSGDVFGNGMLLSKHIRLIAAFDHRHIFLDPDPDAATTWPERQRMFDLPRSSWEDYDKSLISEGGGVYSREQKAIPVSPQVRLALGIGDEVTEMAPPNLMKAILLAPVDLLFNGGIGTYVKAESESDADVGDRANDPIRVNGNQLRAKVIGEGGNLGVTALGRVEFDLAGGRVNTDAMDNSAGVDCSDHEVNIKILIDSLVTAGKVNVDERSALLESMTDEVAKLVLTDNEDQNDLIGTSRANAASLLPVHAMQIKFLEENGVDRELEALPSEKEIARRTEAGLGLASPELCTLMAHVKLLLKADMLTTELTEQDVFASRLPRYFPTPLRERFTPEIRTHQLRREIVTTMLINDMVDAAGISYAYRITQDVGVTHIDAVRTWVATDAIFGIDQIWRGIRAADIPVALSDRMTLDTRRLIDRAGRWLLNYRPQPLAVGAEINRFAAKVKTLTPRMSEWLRGDDKAIVEQEAAAFTAQGAPEDLAYLVAAGLYRFSLLDIIDIADITETETADVADTYFALMDRLGTDGLLTAISALPRYDRWHSLARLAIRDDIYASLRSLCLDVLAVGEPDESGEEKIAEWEHISASRVERARRTLTEIYASGAKDLATLSVAARQIRRMTRTSGRGTSG
- a CDS encoding DUF5130 domain-containing protein translates to MAHGEVATKAPAALPAGFAITTSGRVSGVTEPGELSVHYPFPIKDLVAIDDALKYGSRQSMTRFAIYIGDLGSDTAARAREILADVPTPNNAVLLAVSPDQAVIEVVYGSEVRGRGAESAAPLGVAAASSAFEQGHLVDGLVSAIRVLSAGITRA
- a CDS encoding HNH endonuclease, translated to MAQGKRRRSHRSSGAAAGLTGPATAPSLHSVDTHPPNRHESASIWSRRRVLLLNSTYEPLTALPMRRAIVMVICGKADVVHHDPTGPIIHSASESIVVPSVIQLRSYVRVPYRARVPMTRAALMHRDRFCCAYCGAKADTVDHVVPRSRGGGHSWENCVACCSTCNHRKGDKLLAELGWSLRRAPLPPTGQHWRLLSTVKEMDPSWVRYLGEGAA